From Streptomyces sp. NBC_01551:
GGGATGTACCAGCGGACGGTGAGGACGTGCACGGGGACGGCGAGCAGGACGGCGAGCAGGAACCGCCAGTCGAGTACGGCGAGTCCGACCAGGGTCAGGGCGATGGTGAGCAGGGCGGTGGTGAATTCGGGGAGGGCCTGGCGGACGACCCGGGTGATGAGGGTGACGTCTGCGGTCACCCGGGAGGTCAGGTCGCCCGAGCCGGCCTGTTCGACGCGTTCCAGCGGCAGGTTCAGGGCCCGTTCGACGAACCGCTCGCGCAGCCCGGCGAGGACGGTTTCGCCGAGGCGGGCGACGAGCGAGCTGCCGAGGGCGGTGGCGACGCCCCGGGCGGCGGCGACGGCGACGAGGAGGACCATCGGGAGGGTCAGGGAGCCGGTGCCCCGGTGCCCGGCGACCAGGTCGACCATCCGGCCGAGCAGCGGGGCGGTGAGCAGGCCGATGCCGGTGCCCAGGGTGAGCACGGCGGCGGCGGTGAGGGTCTGGAGGCGGCGGCCGCGCAGCAGTTCCCCGACGGCGGCGAGGGTCTGGGCCCCGGTGGCCACGGGCAGGATGACGCGCTCCCGCTCCCGGGTGGCGTCCGGTGCGCTCGGCTCGGGCGGCGTGGGCGGCGTGGGCGGCGTGGGGCTCATACCAGCACCACCGCACGGTAGGACGCGTCGGCGGTGACGAGTTCGGGGTGGCGGCCGTCGGCGGTGACGCGGCCTTCGCCGATGACGACGACCCGGTCGGTGACGGCGAGCAGCGCGGGGCTGGTGGTGACGAGCAGGGTGGTGCGGCCCTTGCGCAGGTCGCGCAGCCGGGTGGCGATCAGCGATTCGGTGACGGTGTCCACGGCGGTGGTCGGGTCGTGCACCACGAGGACGTGCGGGTCGGCGGCCAGGGCCCGGGCCAGTGCGACCCGTTGGCGCTGTCCGCCGGAGAGGGACCGGCCGCGTTCGCTGAGCGGGGTGTGCACGCCCTGGGGAAGGGCGCGGGCCACGTCGTCGGTGGTGGAGGCGGCGAGTACGGGCGCGAGGTCCGCGGCCGGGGTGTCGGCGCCGGCCCGTACGTTGTCCAGCAGGCTGGCCTCGAAGAGGTCGGCGTCGTGGTGGGCGACGAGGACGGCGCGGCGCACGGTGTCGGGGTCGAGGGTGGCGAGGGCGATCCCGCCGAGCTCGATGACGCCGTCCCCCGGGTCGGTTTCGCGGCCGAGGCACAGCAGCAGGTCGGTGGCCGCGGCAGGGTCCGGGCAGACGACGCCGACCAGGCTGCCCTCGGTGATGTCGAGGTCGATCCCGCGCAGGGCTCCGTACCCGACGCCGCGCAGCCGCAGTCCTCCGGTGAACGGGTGGGGCAGGGTGGCGGTTCCCGCGGGCACGGCGTGCGCGCAGGCGAGCACCTCGCCGATCCGTTCGGCGGAGGCGCGGCCCTGGGCGAACTCGCCGCTGACGTAGGTCAGGAGCTGGAACGGCCCGAGCAGGAACTGGGCCAGCCCGACGGCCGCCACGAGCTCGCCGATGCTCAGGGAGCCGCCCATCGCCAGGCGCGCGCCCACCAGGCCGATGACGGCGATGAAGACGCCGGTCAGGGAGAGGATCGCGCCGTCGTGCCAGGAGCGGCTGCGGGCGGCGCGCACGGCGGCGGCCAGGGAGTCCTGGCTGGTGCGGCGGTAGCGGGCCACGGCGGCCGGTCCGGCGCCGATGCCCTTGAGCACGCGCAGGCCGGCGATCAGGTCGGCGGCGACTCCGGACGCGTGGGCGGCCCGCTCCTGTTCGGCCTCGCTGCGGCGTTCGAGGGGGAGGCTGATGCGGTGGCCCAGCCAGAGCAGGGGCGGTACGCCGAGCAGGATGAGCAGGCCGAGGGGTACCGAGACGCGCAGCAGGGCGAAGGCGCTGACGGCGAGTCCGGCCAGGGCGGCGACCCCGTACGGCAGGGCGGCGACGACCGCTCCCACCCGGGCGGCGTCGCCGGTGGCCATGGCGGTGAGGGCGCCGGGCAGCCGGCCGGTGTCCGCTCCGCCGCGCGGGTCGAGGACCCGGTCGCCGAGCTCGGTGCGGATCCGGTGGGCGGCGCGCTCGCCGGAGCCGTCGGTGATGCGGGCCGCGGTGCGGTAGCAGGTCGACAGGACGAGGAAGAGCGCGGCGAGGATCAGCAGCCAGCGCAGGAGCGCGCCGCTGGATCCGGTGGCCACGGCCCGGTCGATGATGACGCCGATGACGACGGGCACCATGGCCTCGCACGCCTGGTGCGTCGTACCGAGGAGCGAGGCGGCGGCGACCCGGCGCCGCTGCCCGCTGATCGCGCGCCGGAGGACTGAGCCTCCGGGTGGACTGCCGTCAACCATGCGGGACCTCCGGAGGCCTTCAGTTGGGTGAGGACTCTCAATTGTTCGATGGTGGGAATCACGTGCGAATTCAGGGTCACGGGCCTGGACTGCCCTGGTCCGCAAGGCCGTTGACCCTGTCGAGTTCGTTCAGTTAGCCTCACCTAAGTTAGCGCTTCGCGAACGAATGGTCGCCGAGGGGAGCCGTGTTGTCGGTCGAGACCCGGGCGACGGTCGACAGGGGCGCCGCCGAGCCGGCCGCCGCGGCCCCGCGCAGGACCGCCGCGACCGCCTTGCGCGGCGCGGGCCTGATCGTCGCCCTCGCCGCCCTCATCCTGATCGCCTTGCTCAGCGTGTGGCTGGGCACCCGGGACATCCCGTTCACCTCGACGTGGAACGTGCTGTGGAACCCTGACGGGTCACAGGCCTCCGTGATCATCCACAGCTACCGGATCCCCCGGACGGTGCTCGGCGTGCTGGTGGGCATCGCCCTCGGCCTGTCGGGCGCGCTCATGCAGGCCCTGACCCGCAACCCGCTCGCCGATCCGGGCCTGTTGGGCGTGAGCCTCGGGGCCTCGACCGGCGTGGTGGTGGCCATCGCCTTCCTCGGGATCGGATCGGCCCTCGGCTACGTCTGGTTCGCCTTCGCGGGGGCCGCCGTCGCCTCGGTCGTGGTCTACCTGCTCGGCTCGGCCGGCCGCAAGCTGGCGACCCCGGACCGGCTGGTCGTCGCCGGCGCCGCGGTGACCGCGGTGCTGTACGCCTTCAACTCCGCGGTCCTGCTCCTCGACCCGCGCGCCTTCAACCAGTTCCGCTTCTGGACGGTGGGCGCGCTCGCCGGCCGCCGGATGGACGTCGTGTGGGTCGTCCTGCCCTTCGTCGTGGTGGGCCTGGTCGTCGCGCTGCTCCTGGCCCCCTCCCTCAACGCCCTCGCCATGGGCGAGCAGCTGGGACGCGCCCTGGGGGTGAACATCGGCCGGACCCGGGTGCTGGGGGTGGTCTCCGTGATGCTGCTGTGCGGGGCCGCGACCGCCGCCGCCGGGCCGATCGGCTTCGTCGGCCTGGTCGTCCCCCACGTGGCGCGCTTCGTGGTGGGCCCGGACCAGCGCTGGGTGATGGCCTACTCGATGCTGCTGGCGCCCGTCCTGCTGCTCGGGTCGGACGTCCTGGGCCGCGTGATCGGGGCGCCCGGGGAGGTACAGGTGGGCATCGTCACCGCGTTCATCGGGGCTCCGCTGTTCCTCGCCCTGTGCCGCCGCCGAAAGCTGGTCATGCTGTGAGCCCCGCTCCGGAGGCGCGGACCTCCGCACCGCCCGCCCGCTCCGGATCCGGCTCCCGCTCCGGCTCCGGCTCGCAGCCCGGCTCCCGGTCCCGGGTGATCACCGGCCGGGTCGTCCGAAGCCGCCCGGGCGGCGGCCTCTCCCTGCGCTTCCACGGCCGTTCGCTCGCCGTCACCGCCGCGCTGGCCGTCGTACTGGTGGCGGTCATGCTGGTCACCCTGACCACCGGCGACTTCACCCTCTCCGTCCCCGAGGTGCTCCGGGCGCTGGCCGGCACCGGCTCCGGCGGCGCCGACTTCATCGTCAACACGCTGCGCATGCCCCGCCTGGTGACCGCCCTGTGCGTCGGGGCGGCCCTGTCCGTGAGCGGGGCCATCCTGCAGAGCCTGACCCGCAACGCGCTGGGCAGCCCGGACATCATCGGCTTCACCAACGGTTCGGCGACCGGGGCGCTGGTCGTGATCGTCGTCCTGCACGGCAGCATGACCCAGATCGTGCTCGGCGCGCTGATCGGCGGCCTGGGCACGGCTCTCGCGGTCTACCTGCTGGTGTTCGGCGGCGGCGTCCAGGGGTTCCGGCTCGTCGTCATGGGCATCGGGGTCAGCGCGCTGCTGCTCGCCGTCAACTCGTACCTGATCACCCGCGCCTCCTGGCAGGAGGCGCTGGAGGCGCAGGCCTGGCTGATCGGCAGCCTGGGCAACCGGACCTGGGACCACGCGACGGCGGTCGGATGCGCGGTGGCCGTCCTGCTGCCGCTCGCCTTCCTGCTCGGCGGCCGGCTGACCATGGTGGAGATGGGCGACGACACGGCGACGGCCCTCGGCGTGGACGTGGCGCGCAGCCGTACCGCCCTGCTGCTGATCAGCGTGGCGCTGGCCGCGTTCGCCACCGCGGTGACCGGCCCGATCTGGTTCGTCGCGCTGGCCGCTCCCCAGCTCTCCCGCAAGCTGATCCGCTCCTCGGGGTCCGGACTGGTTCCGGCCGCCCTGATGGGCGCCGTCCTGCTGGCCGTGAGCGACCTCGCGGTCCAGCGCCTCTTCTCCCCCGCCCTGCTGCCGGTCGGTACGGCGACCGGCACCGTCGGCGGTCTCTACCTCATCTGGCTGCTGGTCACCGAGTCGCGAAAGAGCCGCGCATGACACGTACGAGCGCTCCGGACGCCTCCCCGCCACCGAAGGGGGACGCGTCGGCCCCGACGGCCCGGCTGCGGGCCGAGGGCCTGACCCTCTGTTACGAGCAACGGACCGTGGCCACCGGCCTCGGGGTCGTCATCCCCGACCACTCCTTCACCGTGATCATCGGCCCCAACGCCTGCGGCAAGTCCACCCTCCTCAAGGCCCTCGCGCGGATGCTCAAGCCCGAGGCGGGCGAGGTCTACCTGGACGGGGCCGCCATCGCCTCCTACCGCTCCCGCGAGGTGGCCCGCCGGCTCGGCCTGCTCCCGCAGTCCTCCACCGCCCCGGGCGGCATCACGGTCGGCGACCTGGTGGCCCGCGGCCGCTACCCGCACCAGCGGATGCTGAAGCAGTGGTCCCCCGAGGACGAGGACGCCGTCGTCGAGGCCATGCGCCAGACCGGCGTGCTGGAACTCGCGGACCGCCCCGTGGACGACCTCTCCGGCGGCCAGCGCCAGCGCGTCTGGCTGTCCATGGTGCTCGCCCAGCAGACCTCCGTACTCCTGCTGGACGAGCCGACCACCTACCTGGACATCGCCCACCAGGTGGAGGTCCTCAACCTCTGCGCCGACCTGCACGAGCGCAAGGGCCACACCATCGTCGCCGTGCTCCACGACCTCAACCAGGCCTGCCGGTACGCCAGCCACCTGGTCGTGATGAAGCCCGGCGGCACGATCGCCGCCGAGGGCGAACCCTCGACCGTCATGACCGCCGAGCTGGTCCAGGAGGTCTTCGGCCTGCCCTGCCGGATCATCGAGGACCCGGAGACCGGCACGCCCCTGATGGTCCCCACCGCCCGCACCCGCCACGCCGCGCAGCCCGAGGCCGTGGCACACACCCCCTGAGGACCGGAGCGCCCATGCTCAGTACGCGGCTGACCAACGCGCACGTCATCACCATGGACCCAGCTCACCCCGTCGCCCGCGACCTCGGCATCTGGCGCGGCCGGATCGTCGGGCTCGACGGGGCCGTGACGGGGCTGCCCGCCCGCGAGGTCGTCGACCTCCAGGGCGCCACCGTGCTCCCCGGGTTCATCGACAGCCACGTCCACCTCGCCTGGGCGGGCCTGAAGGCGGCCACCCCGAGCGTGGCGCCCTGCACCCGGGCCGAGGACGTCTTGTCCGTGGTGGCCCGGGCCGTCGCGGACAAGCCGTACGGCGCCTGGGTGGACATCGCCGGATACGACCAGCGGGCCCTGGGCCGGCACCTGACCGCCGCCGAGCTGGACAAGGTGAGCGACGGCCGCAAGATCTTCATGATCCACGACTCTGGGCACGGCTGCGTCGTCAACAGCGCGGTCCTGGACCTGCTCCCGGCCTCCGCCGCGCAGGGGCAGGGCTTCCTCGCCGAGAGCGCCATGACCGCCGCGCGGCGGCTGCGGCTGCCGTACTCCCAGACGGAACTGGCCGACGCGATCGAACGCGCCGGACGGGACTGCCTGGCCGAGGGCATCACCGCCTGCGCCGAAGCCGGTATCGGCGGCGGGCTGCTCGGCCACAGCCCGGTCGAGGCCGGGGCGTACCAACTGCTGCGCGACCGGGGCCGGCTCCCGCTGCGCGTCCAGTTGATGGCCGCCGGGGACACCCTGCGCCCGGTCGCCGCCCACCCGGGCGACGGCATCCCCCGGGCGCTCGACCTGGGGCTGCGGACCGGCTTCGGGGACGACTGGCTGTCGGTCGGCGCGCTGAAGATCTACACCGACGGCGGCATGATGGCCCGTACGGCCGCGCTGACCAGCCCGTACGAGGGGTCGGACGGGTCGGGCGAACTCCAGGACACCCCGGAGCGGATCACCGACCTCATCGTGGCCAGCCATCTCGCCGGCTGGCAGCTGGCGGTGCACGCCATCGGCGACCGCGCCGCGGACCTCGCCCTGGACGCCCTGGAGCGGGCCGGGCGGGTGCGGCCGCGGCCCGGCGCCCGGCACCGGATCGAGCACGCCGGGCTGATCCGCCCCGATCAGCTGCCGCGCTTCGCCGCCCTCGGGGTCAGCGCGGTGGTCCAGCCGAACTTCCTGCGCTCCTTCGGCGACGACTACGCGGCGGTCATGGGCCCGGAGCGGGCCCCGTGGATGTACCGGGGGCGGGGGTTCCTCGACCACGGCGTCACGCTGGTGGGCAGCTCCGACCGCCCGGTCACCGACGGCGCCCCGCTGCGCGCCGTCCAGTTCATGGTGGAGCGGGCCTCCGCCTCGGGGCGGCCGATCGGTCCGGCCGAGGCGATCACGGTGGACGAGGCCCTGCACGCGTACACCGTGGCCGGCGCGTACGCCTGCCACTGGGAGGACGGCGCGGGGAGTCTGACGCCCGGCAAGCGTGCCGACCTGGTGGTGCTGGGCGACGATCCCCGACGCGTGGAGACCTCGCGCATCGGGGACATCGAGGTGGTGGAGACCTACGTGGACGGCGTGCCCACCGCGCACCGCGGCTGACCTTCACGCGGACGGCCCTGCCGACGTGCCGGCGGCTGGTGGCCCGCAGCCGCACGGCCGCCGGACGGCAGGCCCGGGACGCCCGGATCCGCCTGCGCCACCCCTGGGCCCACCACTCCCACCAGGACGATTAGAGCAGGTCAGCCGCCTGCCGACCAGCGCAACGGGCACATCCGGTGGTCCTGGCAGATAGTGGATCACAAGGACCTCTCTCATCTGGGGGCGCTCATGGACCGCTACCCGCCCATAGCCGAGCACGGCCTGATCGGAGACCTTCAGACAGCCGCTCTGGTGACGTCCAAAGGGGTGGTGGACTGGTTCGCGGCGCCCCGCTTCGACTCGCCCACCATCTTCGCCGGACTGCTCGACCACGACCGGGGCGGATACTTCCGGATCGGCCCCGACGACGCGGACGCCACCTGCAAACAGCTCTACTATCCGGACACGGCGCTCCTGGTGACCCGGTTCATGTCGCCCGACGGCGTCGGCGAGGCGATCGACTGGATGTCGCCGAACACGAGCCGCACCCCGGCCGACCGGCACACTCTGATCCGGACCATACGCACCGTGCGGGGCACCGTGCACTTCGACCTGGAGTGCCGCCCGCGGTTCGACTACGGCCGGGCCTCCCACGAACTCGACCTGCGCAGCACGGACGCCACCTTCCGGGCGCCGGGCGTGACCGCGTTCCTCCAGAGCACCTTCCCCCTGGAACGGGACGGCGACGACCTGCGCGGATCCATCACGCTGAAGGTCGGAGAAACGGCGGCGGCCGTGCTCACCGTCTGCGGCGCCGACGCCGAGGCACCGGCGCCGCTCACCGTCGACGGCGTCACCGGGCAGCTGTGGGACGCGGCGGACTTCTGGCAGACGTGGGTACGCGGCTCCAACTACCGGGGCCGCTGGCCCGACATGGTCAACCGCTCCGCCATCACCCTGAAGCTGCTCACCTACGCGCCCACCGGCGCTCCGGTCGCCGCGGCCACCATGGGCCTGCCCGAACAGGTCGGCGGTGAGCGCAACTGGGACTACCGCTACACCTGGGTGCGCGACGGATCGCTCTCCGTCCGGGCCCTGCTCGACCTCGGCTACGTCGAGGAGGCCACCGCCTTCACCCGCTGGCTCGGCGACCGGCTGCGCGAGACGGCCGGCAAGCCCGGCGAGCCGCTCCAGATCATGTACCGGGTCGACGGGGAACCCCTGCTGGGCGAGGAGGTCCTCGGTCACCTGGAGGGGTACCGCGGCTCCGCCCCGGTCCGCCTCGGCAACGCCGCCGCCGACCAATTGCAGCTGGACATCTACGGCGAGGCGCTCTACGCCCTGTCGGCGGGCCGTGAGGTCGCCTACCACGTCGGCTTCCGGGGCTGGAAGGTGCTGTCCCGCACCCTGGACTGGCTGGCCGACTCCTGGGACCGCCCCGACGAGGGGATCTGGGAGACCCGCGGCGGCCGCAAGGACTTCACGTACAGCCGGGTCATGTGCTGGTCCGCCTTCGACCGCGGCCTGCGGCTGGCGGCCGATTTCAGCCGGCCCGCCGACACCGACCGCTGGACGAAGGCCCGCGACGCCATCCTGGAACAGGTGATGGAGCACGGCTGGAGCGAGACGAACCAGGCGTACGTCCAGCACTACGGCGGCGATGACGTGCTCGACGCGTCGCTGCTGCTGATGCCGCGGGTGGGGTTCATCAGCCCCCGTGATCCGTCGTGGCTGACCACCCTGGACGCGATGGACCGCACCCTGGTCTCCGACAGCCTCGTCTACCGGTACGACCCGGCCGCCTCCCCGGACGGCCTGCGCGGCTCCGAGGGCACCTTCAGCCTCTGCACCTTCCTCTACGTGGACGCGCTGGCCCGGGCCGGGCGCCTGCGCCCGGCCCGGTACACCTTCGAGAAGATGCACACCTACGCCAACCACGTCGGCCTCTTCGCCGAGGAGGTGGGCCCCAGCGGCGAGCAGCTCGGCAACTTCCCGCAGGCGTTCACGCACCTGTCGCTCATCACGGCGGCCTGCACCCTGGACGAGGCCCTCGACCGGCAACGCGAGACGTGACCCCGGGAGCGATGTCCATGGGTCGGGAGAACCAGCCGGGTCCGCGCCAGAGCCCGGACGACTTCGAGGCCCTGTACGCCGCACTTCGGCGACAGGCGACGGGCGACGCCCGCGGCTCGCCGGCCCACATCACACCGCGGTGCGTCCTGGAGGCGGCGCGAGAGATCCGGTCCGGCCGGACCGTCACGCTCGCGGCGCCGGTCGAGACCCGTACCTCCCCCGACAACCCACAGCCCGCCGGCCACCGGCTGACCGGCCCCTGCGAGGACGAGGCGCTCGCCCACGGCTTGCACTTCGCCACCGACCGCTTCGGCATGAACGTGCACGGCGATGCCGACAGCCACCTCGACGCCCTCTGTCACGTCGTCTGGA
This genomic window contains:
- a CDS encoding iron chelate uptake ABC transporter family permease subunit; amino-acid sequence: MSPAPEARTSAPPARSGSGSRSGSGSQPGSRSRVITGRVVRSRPGGGLSLRFHGRSLAVTAALAVVLVAVMLVTLTTGDFTLSVPEVLRALAGTGSGGADFIVNTLRMPRLVTALCVGAALSVSGAILQSLTRNALGSPDIIGFTNGSATGALVVIVVLHGSMTQIVLGALIGGLGTALAVYLLVFGGGVQGFRLVVMGIGVSALLLAVNSYLITRASWQEALEAQAWLIGSLGNRTWDHATAVGCAVAVLLPLAFLLGGRLTMVEMGDDTATALGVDVARSRTALLLISVALAAFATAVTGPIWFVALAAPQLSRKLIRSSGSGLVPAALMGAVLLAVSDLAVQRLFSPALLPVGTATGTVGGLYLIWLLVTESRKSRA
- a CDS encoding glycoside hydrolase family 15 protein, whose amino-acid sequence is MDRYPPIAEHGLIGDLQTAALVTSKGVVDWFAAPRFDSPTIFAGLLDHDRGGYFRIGPDDADATCKQLYYPDTALLVTRFMSPDGVGEAIDWMSPNTSRTPADRHTLIRTIRTVRGTVHFDLECRPRFDYGRASHELDLRSTDATFRAPGVTAFLQSTFPLERDGDDLRGSITLKVGETAAAVLTVCGADAEAPAPLTVDGVTGQLWDAADFWQTWVRGSNYRGRWPDMVNRSAITLKLLTYAPTGAPVAAATMGLPEQVGGERNWDYRYTWVRDGSLSVRALLDLGYVEEATAFTRWLGDRLRETAGKPGEPLQIMYRVDGEPLLGEEVLGHLEGYRGSAPVRLGNAAADQLQLDIYGEALYALSAGREVAYHVGFRGWKVLSRTLDWLADSWDRPDEGIWETRGGRKDFTYSRVMCWSAFDRGLRLAADFSRPADTDRWTKARDAILEQVMEHGWSETNQAYVQHYGGDDVLDASLLLMPRVGFISPRDPSWLTTLDAMDRTLVSDSLVYRYDPAASPDGLRGSEGTFSLCTFLYVDALARAGRLRPARYTFEKMHTYANHVGLFAEEVGPSGEQLGNFPQAFTHLSLITAACTLDEALDRQRET
- a CDS encoding amidohydrolase — its product is MLSTRLTNAHVITMDPAHPVARDLGIWRGRIVGLDGAVTGLPAREVVDLQGATVLPGFIDSHVHLAWAGLKAATPSVAPCTRAEDVLSVVARAVADKPYGAWVDIAGYDQRALGRHLTAAELDKVSDGRKIFMIHDSGHGCVVNSAVLDLLPASAAQGQGFLAESAMTAARRLRLPYSQTELADAIERAGRDCLAEGITACAEAGIGGGLLGHSPVEAGAYQLLRDRGRLPLRVQLMAAGDTLRPVAAHPGDGIPRALDLGLRTGFGDDWLSVGALKIYTDGGMMARTAALTSPYEGSDGSGELQDTPERITDLIVASHLAGWQLAVHAIGDRAADLALDALERAGRVRPRPGARHRIEHAGLIRPDQLPRFAALGVSAVVQPNFLRSFGDDYAAVMGPERAPWMYRGRGFLDHGVTLVGSSDRPVTDGAPLRAVQFMVERASASGRPIGPAEAITVDEALHAYTVAGAYACHWEDGAGSLTPGKRADLVVLGDDPRRVETSRIGDIEVVETYVDGVPTAHRG
- a CDS encoding ABC transporter ATP-binding protein produces the protein MTRTSAPDASPPPKGDASAPTARLRAEGLTLCYEQRTVATGLGVVIPDHSFTVIIGPNACGKSTLLKALARMLKPEAGEVYLDGAAIASYRSREVARRLGLLPQSSTAPGGITVGDLVARGRYPHQRMLKQWSPEDEDAVVEAMRQTGVLELADRPVDDLSGGQRQRVWLSMVLAQQTSVLLLDEPTTYLDIAHQVEVLNLCADLHERKGHTIVAVLHDLNQACRYASHLVVMKPGGTIAAEGEPSTVMTAELVQEVFGLPCRIIEDPETGTPLMVPTARTRHAAQPEAVAHTP
- a CDS encoding ABC transporter ATP-binding protein → MVDGSPPGGSVLRRAISGQRRRVAAASLLGTTHQACEAMVPVVIGVIIDRAVATGSSGALLRWLLILAALFLVLSTCYRTAARITDGSGERAAHRIRTELGDRVLDPRGGADTGRLPGALTAMATGDAARVGAVVAALPYGVAALAGLAVSAFALLRVSVPLGLLILLGVPPLLWLGHRISLPLERRSEAEQERAAHASGVAADLIAGLRVLKGIGAGPAAVARYRRTSQDSLAAAVRAARSRSWHDGAILSLTGVFIAVIGLVGARLAMGGSLSIGELVAAVGLAQFLLGPFQLLTYVSGEFAQGRASAERIGEVLACAHAVPAGTATLPHPFTGGLRLRGVGYGALRGIDLDITEGSLVGVVCPDPAAATDLLLCLGRETDPGDGVIELGGIALATLDPDTVRRAVLVAHHDADLFEASLLDNVRAGADTPAADLAPVLAASTTDDVARALPQGVHTPLSERGRSLSGGQRQRVALARALAADPHVLVVHDPTTAVDTVTESLIATRLRDLRKGRTTLLVTTSPALLAVTDRVVVIGEGRVTADGRHPELVTADASYRAVVLV
- a CDS encoding iron ABC transporter permease, which codes for MSVETRATVDRGAAEPAAAAPRRTAATALRGAGLIVALAALILIALLSVWLGTRDIPFTSTWNVLWNPDGSQASVIIHSYRIPRTVLGVLVGIALGLSGALMQALTRNPLADPGLLGVSLGASTGVVVAIAFLGIGSALGYVWFAFAGAAVASVVVYLLGSAGRKLATPDRLVVAGAAVTAVLYAFNSAVLLLDPRAFNQFRFWTVGALAGRRMDVVWVVLPFVVVGLVVALLLAPSLNALAMGEQLGRALGVNIGRTRVLGVVSVMLLCGAATAAAGPIGFVGLVVPHVARFVVGPDQRWVMAYSMLLAPVLLLGSDVLGRVIGAPGEVQVGIVTAFIGAPLFLALCRRRKLVML